The segment CAGACCGCTGATGTGTGACTTAAATCACGAAAATATTTTCTGTTAATGTAACTTTCATTATTTATAGTGAAATTACTCACATATTTATCGCGTCTGCTGACGTAAAGTGGCGCGCATATCCCTATATCTACCAGGAGTCTGTTATGGCCCAGTCTGACGTTTTCCACCTTGGCATCACCAAAGCCAGCCTGAAAGGAGCCACACTGGCCATCGTTCCCGGTGACCCGGAGCGCGTGAAGAAAATTGCGGCGTTGATGGACAACCCGCAACATCTGGCGTCGCACCGTGAATTCACCACTTATCTGGCTGAACTGGAGGGGAAACCGGTGGTGGTGTGCTCCACCGGCATCGGCGGACCGTCCACCTCAATTGCCGTCGAAGAACTGGCGCAACTCGGCGTGCGCACCTTCCTGCGCGTGGGCACCACCGGCGCGATTCAGCCGGGCATCAATGTCGGTGACGTGTTGGTCACCACCGCATCAGTACGCCTGGACGGTGCCAGCCTGCATTTCGCACCGATGGAGTTCCCGGCAGTAGCCGATTTCACCTGCACCACGGCGCTGGTGGCGGCGGCGGAAGCCTGTGGCGCAAAAACCCATATCGGCATCACCGCGTCGTCAGATACCTTCTATCCCGGCCAGGAACGTTACGACACTTTTTCCGGGCGCGTGGTCAGCCGCTTCCAGGGTTCCATGAAAGAGTGGCAGCAGATGGGTGTCCTCAACTATGAGATGGAATCCGCTACACTGTTAACCATGTGCGCCAGCCAGGGGCTGCGAGCCGGTATGGTGGCGGGTGTCATCGTGAACCGTACGCAGAAGGAGATCCCGGATGCGGCGACCATGAAACAAACCGAAAGCGATGCGGTGAAAATTGTCGTTGAAGCTGCGCGCCGGTTAATGTAGCGCGCCCGGCAGCGGGCTATGGTTCGCTGCCCGTTAAGGATGCGCGCAAGTTCAGCGGATTACTGAGAGTCGTTTATGCGCAAAACTGTTGCTGTTCAACGCCCGGCCTTTATGACCAACCCGGTAGCGATGCAATCCCGTGTCGAAGGTGCGGCCGCGCGCTTCCGTCAGGCGATGGCGGCGGCGGATTATCCCGCCGCCCGCCGCTGCTGTGAAGACGTGCTGCGTGTGATGCCACATAACATGCAGGTGTTAAGTGACTACGCGTTGACTTTGATGCGCACCGGTGATTACAACAAGTCCTACAAAACCTACCTGAAAATCTATCAAGCCTCCGCCGACCAGCGGGCACAGGCGTCTGAAACCTGGCTGGATGGCCTGACTGAAGTGTGCGGCTGGCTCAATAAAGCGGATGAGGTGGCGCGTTACGGGCTGGAATCGTTGCAGCAATCTGATGCGAAGTTCAGTACCGGGCAGAAGCACCCGATCCCGGCTGATGCACCACCGGCTTTTGATGCCAGCAAGCCCCAGGAAAATATCATCGCCTTTAGCCTGTATGGCAATCAGCCGCGATATTGCGAAACCCTGATTAAAAACGTTGAGGTAGCACGCGAACTCTACCCGGCCTGGACCTGTCGCGTTTATCTGGATGACAGCGTACCGCAGCATGTCTGGCAACGTTTGCAGCAGCCTGATGTGCAACTGGTCGACATGTCTGAGGAAAAAACGTTGTTCCCGACGTTGTGGCGTTTCCTGGTGATCGACGACCCCAACGTCAAACGCTTCATCGTACGTGATGCCGACTCACTCCTTTCTGAACGTGAAGTGGCCGCAGTCGATGCCTGGCTGCATTCGCCTTACTGGTTCCATCATATGCGCGACTATTTTACCCACACCGAGTTGCTGCTGGCGGGGATGTGGGGAGGTTGTCATGGCGTATTCAGCCAGGTGGAACAACAGATGCGGGATTTCATCGCTGAGTATCAGGGCAGCGAACGTTTTACCGACCAGTTCTTTCTGAAACGGGCGCTGTGGCCGACAGTACGTAACAGCATCCTTAATCACGACGATATTTTCCGTTTTCATCATGCTCAGGCGTGGCCCGCACATCCTCCAATCCGCTGGCAGACGGACAAGTTTCATGTCGGCAGCAATGCCGGGTTTTCCAGCATGGCGGGGAAAGCCAGCGTGGCGGATGCCGAGTGGCAGCAGGTTACACTCACCTGGGCCGGGCAAAGCTGGAGCTATCCGGCCAGAGTGCGCAACGGCGAATGGGAACTACCGATGCCATTTTTCCTGATAGAGGCGTGGAAAGCAGGTGAGTTAACGGTGCAGACGTTATAAGCCGCTATCCGGCAGAATTGTCTGGACATTCATACAGTACGCCTCTACCTTTTCCCTCAGCGAGACGATCCGCGGGGGAATTATGGATCAGCAACTTATCATCATTAGTGGCGCATTGGCGTTGGCCGGTTTTGGCATCGGCTGGATTGTGGCGCAGATGCGAGCCGGTCATCAACAGGCCAGCTTCTTAACGGAACGCCGCTTATCTGAAGAGGCGCAACTGCGTCAGCAGCAGCAACTGGAGCTGGCACAGCAGCAGGTGCAATTGCGCGAGCAGGAACTACGCCAGCTGCACGGTGCGTTGAGCGGTGCACAGGAGCGCCTGCAACAACTCGATTACTGGCGCGGCGAAAGCGAACAGCTCAGCCGTGAACTGCGCAATCAGCTGGAGGTGAACAGCGCGCAGGAAGCCGAATTGCGTGAAGTCACCATCCGCCTTGAAGAGACACGCTTTGCCGCTGAGGAGAAACAGCGTCTGCTGACCAACAGCGAACAGCGCCTGAGCGCCCAATTCGAAAATCTTGCCAATCGCATCTTCGAAAACAGCGGTCGTCGTGTTGATGAACAAAACCGCCAAAGCCTGAACAGCCTGATTGGTCCGCTGCGCGAGCAACTGGACGGATTTCGTCGTCAGGTGACAGACAGCTTCGGCCAGGAAGCGCGCGAACGTCACACGCTGGCGCATGAGATCCGTCAGCTGCAACAACTGAATGCGCAGATGGCGCAGGAAGCCATCAACCTTACCAAAGCCCTGAAAGGCGACAATAAAATCCAGGGGAACTGGGGCGAAGTGGTGCTTGGCCGAGTGCTGGAGGCTTCCGGCCTGCGCGAAGGCCATGAGTATGAAACCCAGGTCAGCGTGCAGCTGGAATCGCAGGGCAGGATGCAACCGGATGTGATCGTACGTCTGCCGCAGGGCAAAGATGTGGTGATTGACGCCAAAATGACGCTCATCGCCTATGAGCGCTACTTCAATGCCGAGGATGAAGCCACGCGCGAGCAGGCGATTCAGGAGCACATCAACGCGGTGCGCGGTCATATTCGCCTGTTGGGGCGAAAAGATTATCAACAATTGCCCGGTTTACGCTCTCTGGATTATGTGTTGATGTTTATCCCGGTTGAACCGGCCTTTCTGCTGGCGATCGATCGTCAGCCGGAGCTGATCAGCGAAGCGTTGCAGCAGAACATCATGCTGGTCAGTCCCACGACGTTGCTGGTGGCGCTGCGCACCATCAACAACCTGTGGCGTTATGAGCATCAAAGTCGCAACGCCCAGCGTATTGCTGACCGCGCCGCGCGCTTGTACGACAAAATGCGGCTGTTTGTCGATGACATGAGCGGCATCGGTCACAACCTGGATAAAGCGCAACAAAGTTATCATCTGGCGATGAAAAAGCTGGCGGAGGGGCGTGGCAATCTGATTGCGCAAAGTGAAGCCTTTCGTTCGCTGGGTGTGGAGATCAAGCGTCCGATTAATCCGCAGCTGGTGGCCCAGGCACAGCCGGAGGAGTCTGATAATGATTGGGCCGATGATGAGCAGCCTGATGAAAAAACAACAGATTCTTCCGCCGCTTCCCTGCGCCGTATCAACGAATAACGCGCCGGTCGCGTGCCCGGCCAGCGCAACTCTGATACACTTCGCGAAGTATTGTTTGTGGAACAGGTAAAACCCATGGCAGATGAATCACAGCAGGAAACTACCCACTTTGGCTTTCAGACCGTCGCCAAAAGCGAAAAGGCAGATAAAGTCGCCGACGTGTTTCACTCCGTAGCGGCAAAATATGACCTGATGAACGATCTGATGTCGTTTGGCATCCATCGTGTCTGGAAGCGTTTCACCATCGACAGCAGCGGCGTTCGCCGTGGGCAGCGCGTGTTGGACCTCGCCGGTGGTACGGGCGATCTGACGGCAAAATTTTCCCGTCTGGTGGGCGAAACGGGCCAGGTGGTGCTGGCGGATATCAACAGCTCAATGCTGAAGATGGGCCGCGAGAAACTGCGTAATCTTGGCATTTCCGGCAACGTCAGCTATGTGCAGGCGAATGCCGAAGCGTTGCCATTCCCGGATAACTATTTCGATTGCATCACCATCTCTTTCGGTCTGCGTAACGTAACCGAGAAAGAGAAAGCGCTGGCATCGATGTTCCGCGTGCTGAAACCGGGTGGCCGTCTGCTGGTGCTGGAGTTCTCCAAACCGTTGCTGGAACCGCTCAGCAAAGCCTACGATGCTTACTCGTTCCATATTCTGCCGCGCATTGGTCAACTGGTGGCGAAGGATGCAGAAAGCTATCGCTATCTGGCGGAATCCATCCGTATGCATCCCGATCAGGAAACCCTGAAGGCGATGATGAATGACGTCGGTTTCGAAAATACCACTTACTTCAACATGACTGGCGGCATTGTCGCGCTGCATCGCGGCTTTAAGTTCTGACAAATCATGGCGATGACTTTCACTCCTTTGATTACTGGCGGTCTTGAGACCGCCCTGAATCGTGTTTTATACCGCGATCGCAGCCTGAAAGCCGCGCGTCAGCGTCTGGCGGGTAAGGTGCTGATGCTGCGCTTGCAGGAACTCTCCTTCCCGCTGGTGCTGGTGTTCAGCGAAAACCAGCTGGATGTGCTGAGTGACTGGCAGGACAGCAGCGATTGCACTGTCAGTTTACGTTTCAGCACCTTGCCGAAATTACGTGACCGCCAGCAACTCACCAGCCTGATTCGCAGCGGCGAACTGGAAGTGGAAGGCGACTTGCAGGTGGTGCAGCAATTCTCGGCGTTAATGGATTTAGCGGAGCTGGATCCGGCGGAATATCTCGCGCCGTGGATTGGCGATATCGCCGCACAAGGTATTAGCCAGGCTGCACAGCGGGCGCTGACCTTTGTTAAACACGAGGTTACGCGTCGCCAGGATTATCTTGGTCAGACGCTGACGGAAGAGTGGCGACTGGCTCCGGGTGCGCTGGAACTGGCCTGGTTTTGCGAGGAAGTGGAAGCGATGGACCGTTCGCTTGATGCGCTTGAGGCGCGTTTAGCACAGCTGGAGGCGAAATGACGCTGGGAGAAATTCGGCGCTTATATTTTATTGTTAAGGTCTTTCTCACCTATGGCCTTGATGAACTGATCCCACACATGCGCATCACGCTGCCGCTGCGTTTATGGCGGCGCTGCATTTTCTGGCTCCCCAACAAACACAAAAGCGAATCAATGGGCGTGCGTATCCGTCTGGCGATGGAGCAGTTGGGTCCGGTGTGGATCAAATTTGGTCAGATGCTGTCAACGCGTCGTGACCTGTTTCCTCCGGCGATTGCAGATGAACTGGCGATTTTGCAGGACCGCGTCGCACCGTTCGATGGTGTAAAAGCCAAAGCGCAGATCGAGAAAGCAATTGGCGGCCCGGTTGAAACCTGGTTCGACGATTTTGAAATCACCCCGCTGGCGTCAGCGTCAATTGCTCAGGTTCATACCGCGACGCTAAAAGAGAATGGCCGCGAAGTGGTGATCAAGGTTATCCGTCCCGATATCTTGCCGGTGATCAAAGCGGATATGAAGCTGATCTACCGTCTGGCGCGCTGGGTACCGCGTTTGTTGCCGGATGGACGCCGTCTGCGCCCGCTAGAAGTGGTGCGCGACTATGAAAAAACCCTGATTGATGAACTCAATTTGTTGCGTGAGGCAGCAAATGCCATCCAGCTGCGCCGTAACTTTGATCAGAGCCACATGCTGTATGTCCCGGAGATTTTCTCCGACTATTGCAGTGAATCGATGTTGGTGATGGAGCGCATTTACGGCATCCCGATTTCTGATGTCGCGACGCTGGAGCAACATGGCGTCAATATGAAACTGCTGGCCGAGCGTGGCGTGCAGGTGTTCTTTACCCAGGTGTTCCGCGACAGTTTCTTCCATGCCGATATGCATCCCGGCAACATCTTCGTCAGCTATGACCACCCGGAAGACCCGCAATATATCGGTATCGACTGCGGTATCGTTGGCTCACTGAACAAAGAAGACAAGCGCTACCTGGCGGAGAACTTTATCGCCTTCTTCAACCGCGATTACCGCAAAGTGGCGGAACTGCACGTTGATTCTGGCTGGGTACCGCCAGATACCAATGTGGAAGATTTTGAGTTCGCGATTCGTACCGTATGTGAACCCATTTTCGAGAAGCCGCTGGCGGAGATCTCCTTTGGCCATGTGCTGCTTAATCTGTTCAACACTGCGCGTCGCTTCAACATGGAAGTGCAGCCGCAACTGGTGCTGTTACAAAAAACGCTGCTGTATATTGAAGGCATTGGTCGCCAACTCTATCCGCAGCTCGATTTGTGGAAAACCGCGAAGCCCTTCCTGGAAGACTGGATTAAAGATCAAATCGGTATTCCGGCGATCCTGCGTGCCGTGAAAGATAAAGCCCCATTCTGGGCCGAGAAACTGCCGGAGCTGCCGGAGCTGTTCTACGACAGCATGCGTCAGCATAAATTGTTGCAGCACAGCGTCGATAAACTGGTCACGGATATGAACGCGCAACGCAGCCGACATCATCAGGCGCGTTATCTGTTCGGGGTAGGGGCTACACTGTTATTAAGTGGCACCGCAGTGCTGCTGAGTCGGCCTGACTGGGATTTCTTCCCGGCGATATTAATGGCCGCAGGCATCGTGACCTGGCTGATAGGCTGGCGCAAGACAAACTGATTGTCAGCCAGATCTAAAACGCGTAATGTCGCAGGCTAAGGCCCGAAATCATATGGGCTTTCTGTGTGTTACATACGACAGTTTTTCACAGAATATTAGAGGCATATCTCATGGGCGGTATCAGTATTTGGCAATTGTTAATCATTGCCGTCATTGTTGTACTTCTGTTCGGTACCAATAAGCTACGCAATCTGGGTTCGGATTTAGGTTCTTCCATTCGTGGTTTCAAAAAAGCTATGAGTGATGAAGACGAAAAAAAGGATCAACCGAAGGAGCAGGACGCTGACTTCAACGCCAAAACCCTGGCAGATAAACAGCAAACCTCGGCAAGTAAAGACGACGCCAGGAACGACAAGCAGGTATAACCGTGTTCGACATTGGTTTTAGTGAACTGGTATTGGTGTTCGTTATCGGGCTGATTGTTCTCGGCCCGCAACGATTACCGGTTGCGGTAAAAACCGTAGTGGGCTGGATTCGGGCGATTCGCTCGCTGGCGGCTAACGTACAGCATGAACTGGCGCAGGAACTGAAACTGCAGGAGCTGCAAGATAGCCTGAAGAAGGTGGAAGAAGCGGGCCGTGGCACGCTGTCACCGGAACTGAAAGAATCGATGGAAGAGCTGCGTAAAACCGCTGACTCCATGAAACGTTCTTATCAGCAGAGCATCGATGTAGAGAAAGCGGAAGATGAAGCCAATACCATTCATACGCCGCCGCCTGTTGCTCCTGCATCGCCGGTAACACCCGCGACAGCGGAACATCAGGCCAGTGCTCCGGCGCAGACGCCGCAAACCGCGCCGTCTGCCGTGGAGCAGTCCGATTCCGCCAGTGCATCTCACAGCACAGCGCCAACCGACCCGCAGGTGATGAACGATAAACATGGCCGTTGAAGATACCCAACCGCTCATCAGCCATCTGATTGAGCTGCGTAAACGTCTGTTAAACTGCATCATCGCGGTATTTGTCATCTTCCTGGCGCTGATTTACTTCGCCAACGACATCTACCATATGGTGGCAGAGCCGTTAATTAGCCAGATGCCCGCCGGTGCCAGCATGATCGCCACCGAAGTTGCGTCGCCTTTCTTTGCCCCGATTAAACTCACCATCATTGTGTCGGTGTTTCTTGCCGTGCCGGTGATTCTGTATCAGGTATGGGCCTTTATTGCACCGGCGCTCTACCGTCATGAGCGCCGGCTGGTGATGCCACTGTTGTTCTCCAGCACCTTTTTGTTTTACGTCGGCGTGGCATTTGCTTACTTCGTCGTGTTCCCACTGGCGTTTGGCTTCTTTGCCAAAACTGCGCCGCAGGGTGTGCAAATCGCCACGGATATCACCCACTATCTCGACTTCGTCATGACCCTGTTCCTGGCGTTTGGGGTCGCGTTTGAGGTGCCGGTCGTGATTGTGCTGCTGTGCTGGACTGGAATCACCACGCCGGAAGACCTGAAAAAGAAACGTCCATATATTCTGGTTGGCGCATTCGTTGTTGGGATGTTGCTCACACCACCGGATGTTTTCTCACAAACTTTGCTCGCTATTCCGATGTACTGCCTGTTTGAAGTCGGCGTATTCTTCTCCCGTTACTATGTGGGGAAAGGACGCAAGGCGGAGTCAGAATCGGTGGACGAGGAAAATCACACCGAATCCTGATGCTTTCTTGCAGCAGATCCCGTGTGCGAGCGGGATGACGATAAATCTAAACCGCCCACCCGTTGGGCGGTTTTTTTATTTGGGAAGAAACATGTTTGATATCGGTGTAAACCTGACCAGCACGCAATTTGCGAAAGATCGCGAACAGGTCGTAGCGCGTGCGCGCGAAGCAGGCGTCACCGGCCTGTTAATTACCGGCACCAACGCACTGGAAAGCCAACAGGCGCAGCGGCTGGCGGCACTGCATCCAGGCTACTGCTGGTCAACTGCGGGTGTTCATCCGCACCATGCCAGCGCATGGTCAGCGGAAACCGCCAATACCCTGCGTCGTCTGGCGGAGAGTGAGCAGGTGGTGGCGATTGGCGAATGCGGGCTGGATTTTAACCGCAACTTTTCGGCGCATGATCAGCAGGAATACGCCTTCGATGCACAACTTCAGTTGGCCGCCGAGCTGCAATTACCGGTTTTCCTGCATTGCCGTGAAGCGCACGCGCGTTTCGCTGCGATCCTCCAACCCTGGCTGCCGAAACTGGTCGGGGCGGTGGCTCACTGCTTTACCGGTACCCGTGAGGAGCTGGAATCCTGTCTGGCGATGGGACTGTCGATTGGCATTACCGGTTGGGTGTGCGACGAACGGCGTGGCATGGAGCTGCGGGAGCTGCTGCCGTTGATCCCGGCAGAACGTCTGCTGCTGGAAACCGACGCGCCGTATTTGCTGCCGCGGGATATGCATCCGCGTCCGACCTCGCGCCGCAACGAACCCTGTTTTCTGCCGCACATCGTGCAGCAGGTGGCGTTATGGCGTAATGAGGCGGCAGAGACGTTGGGCGCGCAGGTAGTCGCTAATGCGCGTCAGTTGTTCAGGCTGGCTTAGGCTTTACGGAACTGTTTGTTATCCACACTGCGCATTACCTGTTTATTCAGCAGGTTAAGCAGCAGGATTGAGCGGGTTTCACCATCCGGCTCGGCAAAAATGGCACGCAGACCTTCAAAGGTGCCTTCGGTGATGATCACTTCATCACCGACTTGTGGCGTCTCTGGATCGATCAGGATCTGAGGCGCATCACTTTGCAGCGCTTCGATCACCTCATAGGGTACCGTAGCTGGCATCGTGCCGAAGCGAACAAAGTGGCTGACGCCACGCGTGCTGCTGATGGTGGTGGTGTGAATCGCTTCCGGATCGAACTCGATAAACAGATAGTTGGGAAACAGTGGCTCACTCACGGTGGTACGTTTACCACGAACGATTTTCTCCAGCGCAATCATTGGGCTGAGACAATTCACTGCCTGCCGCTCAAGATGTTCTTTCGCGCGCAACAGTTGTCCACGTTTGCAATAGAGTAAGTACCAGGATTCCATAACTGCTCCCAAAGAATGGACGCTAAGAATAGCAAACCTGCTGTCAGAGTTATAGCGCATCAGCCGGGGGAAACGCAGCCGCGAAACAAATTTCACTACGATTTTTCTGAGTCTTAACCCTTTAATGACGTTTATCGCAAGAAAATTGACGTCTGGCGATAATCTGTATCAGACTCCTTCTCCATCTTATGAATGAAAAGGACCGTCTGATGGAACTGTTCCTGTTAAGTAATGGCAAGCTGGCCGATGATGCGCCGTTGTTGAGCTACGCCCACCCGCAGCTGCATGCGATGATTGCGCAACGCGGTATTACCTCCGCCGTACTGGTGCCTTACGCGATTATTCGTGGTGATCATGCCCAGCGCGCGCAGGATCTCAGTGACTCTCTCGGTATCCAGGTGCGTACCGTGCATGAGTTCGACTCACCGCTGGCTGCCATTGAACAGGCAGAGTTGATTCTGGTCAGCGGCGGTAACACCTGGCTGCTCAATCAAATGCTGCATGAGCATGGGTTAATTGTGGCGATTCAGCGCGCGGTGCGTGAACGTCAGGTGCCTTATGTTGGCTGGAGTGCCGGATGCAATGTGGCAACCCCGTCGATCCGTACCACCAATGATATGCCGGTGCGTAGCAGCGTGGTCTTGCCTGCGCTGGGACTGTTTCCGGTGCAAATCAACCCACATTATCTCGATGCGCACGTCAGCGGCCATATGGGCGAAACCCGTGATGAACGGCTGGCGGAGTTTTGTGCGGTCAACCCGCATGAGTCGGTGATTGCCTTACGTGAAGGCAGCTTCTTGCACGTTAGCGAAAATTGTCTGCGTTATTACAGCGCGCGTGGGGAAGATTTTAAGGTGTTCCGCCACGGCGAGCCGATCGCCGCCTTCCATGACGTGCTGGCGCTGCAATCGTTGGTGCCTTTTTCCTGTCAGCCCGCCTGACGCAGAAACCTCAACATGCCCGCAGAATCGGCCCTATAATGGCCGATTCCTCTGGGCTGGAAGTTAACCCTACATGAAATATCAGGATTTACGTGATTTCCTTGCGCTGCTGGAGCAGCGGGGCGAGTTAAAACGCATCTCTCAGGCGATCGATCCCGAACTGGAGATGACCGAAATTGCCGACCGCACTCTGCGTGCCGGTGGCCCGGCGCTGCTGTTTGAAAACCCGAAAGGTTATGACATGCCGGTGCTGTGCAACCTGTTTGGTACGCCCAAGCGCGTGGCAATGGGCATGGGCCAGGAAGATGTCAGCGCACTGCGCGAAGTGGGTAAACTGCTGGCGTTTCTTAAAGAGCCTGAGCCGCCGAAAGGTTTTCGCGATCTGTTCGACAAGATGCCGCAGTTTAAGCAGGTGCTGAACATGCCAACCAAGCGGTTGCGTAATGCGCCGTGCCAGGAAGAAGTGTTTAGCGGTGACGAGGTCGATTTATCGCGCATCCCGGTAATGAAATGCTGGCCGGACGACGCCGCGCCGTTAATTACCTGGGGTTTAACCGTCACGCGTGGACCGCATAAAGAGCGGCAGAATCTCGGCATCTATCGTCAGCAGGTGATTGGCAAAAACCGTCTGATCATGCGCTGGTTATCACATCGCGGTGGCGCACTCGATTTTCAGGAGTGGTGCAAAGCCCATCCCGGCGAACGTTTCCCGGTTGCGGTGGCTCTGGGGGCGGATCCCGCCACCATCCTCGGCGCAGTGACGCCGGTGCCGGATACGTTGTCCGAATACGCCTTCGCGGGCCTGCTGCGCGGCAATAAAACCGAAGTGGTGAAGTGCCTCTCCAACGACCTGGAAGTACCCGCCAGCGCTGAAATTGTGCTGGAAGGCTACATCGAACCCGGCGACATGGCCCCTGAAGGTCCGTACGGCGACCACACCGGCTACTACAATGAAGTAGATAGCTTCCCGGTGTTTACCGTGACGCACATAACGCAACGTCGTAACCCGATTTATCACTCAACCTATACCGGCCGTCCACCGGATGAACCGGCAGTGTTGGGGGTGGCGCTGAACGAAGTGCTGGTGCCGATTCTGATTAAGCAGTTCCCGGAGATTGTGGATTTTTATCTGCCGCCGGAAGGGTGTTCGTATCGGCTGGCCGTGGTGACCATGAAAAAACAGTACGCTGGTCATGCCAAGCGCGTGATGTTTGGCGTCTGGTCGTTCCTGCGGCAGTTCATGTACACCAAATTTGTTATTGTGTGTGACGATGACGTCAATGCGCGTGACTGGAACGATGTGATCTGGGCCATTACCACCCGTATGGATCCGGCGCGTGACACGGTGCTGGTGGAAAATACGCCGATCGATTATCTCGATTTTGCGTCACCGGTTTCCGGGCTGGGTTCGAAGATGGGCCTCGATGCCACCAATAAATGGCCGGGCGAAACCACGCGTGAGTGGGGCACACCGATTGTGAAAGATCCGGCGGTCACGGCGCGTATCGACGCCATTTGGGATGAGTTAGGCATTTTTGCCGAGCCGCCACAGCGCTGATGGCGGCGAGCAAACCATAAAAACAAACGACCCGACAGAGGGAACGCATGACAACGTTAAGCTGCAAAGTGACTTCGGTTGAAGCAATTACGGATACCGTCTACCGCGTCCGTTTGATCCCGGAAGCGGATTTTAGCTTTCGTGCCGGACAGTACCTGATGGTGGTGATGGATGAGCGCGATAAGCGTCCCTTTTCCCTCGCCTCTACGCCGATGGAAAAAGACATCATTGAGCTGCATATCGGTGCCTCTGAGTTGAATCTCTATGCGATGGCGGTGATGGAGCGTATCCAGAACCAGCGTGAAATTACCGTGGATATGCCGCACGGCGATGCCTGGCTGCGCGAAGAGAGCGATCGTCCCATCATCCTGATTGCCGGCGGTACCGGTTTCTCCTACGCCCGCTCCATTCTGCTGACCGCGCTGGCGCAGCAGCCCGATCGTGATATCGCCATTTACTGGGGCGGCCGCGAACTCACGCATTTGTACGATCTTGACGAACTGAATGCGCTGGCGGTGAAACACCCACATCTGAAGGTGATTCCAGTGGTGGAGCAGCCGGGAGCAGGTTGGCAGGGACGTACCGGGACGGTGCTGACGGCAGTGATGCAGGACTACGCCACGCTAAGTGGGCACGATATCTATATTGCAGGCCGGTTTGAAATGGCGAAGATTGCCCGCGAGCGCTTCTGCGCGGAACGCGGTGCGCTGGAAGCGCAGATGTACGGCGATGCCTTTGCCTTTATCTGATAGCGGCTAAGCCATCGTAGCGGCGCGATTTATCGCGCAATTTTGTGCGAGCTGGCAGAAAAATCCGCGCGATAAATCGCGCAGCTACGTGGGTATGTGTGGGTTGCATAAGGCAAAAAAGCCCGCCCGAAAGGGCGGGAAATCATGCAGGTGGTCAACGTATTAAAGGCGTTCGAATACCGTGGCGATGCCCTGGCCTAAACCGATACACATGGTGGCCAGGCCAAACTGCGCATCCCGACGTTCCATCAGATTCAACAACGTGGTGCTGATTCGTGCCCCGGAACATCCCAACGGGTGGCCAAGCGCAATCGCGCCACCATTCAGATTGACCTTCTCATCCATCAGCTCCAGCAGGCTCAAATCTTTCAGGCATGGTAACGTCTGGGCGGCGAAGGCTTCGTTCAATTCAAACAGATCAATATCTTGTACGGTTAAACCGGCACGCTTTAGCGCCAGCTTACTGGCCGGGACCGGACCGTATCCCATAATCGATGGATCGCAGCCCACTACCGCCATGCTGCGAATACGCGCACGCGGCGTCAGGCCAAGCTCGCGCGCACGGCTTTCGCTCATGATCAGCATCGCGGCCGCGCCATCGGAAAGGGCGGAGGAGCTA is part of the Pantoea phytobeneficialis genome and harbors:
- the fre gene encoding NAD(P)H-flavin reductase, which produces MTTLSCKVTSVEAITDTVYRVRLIPEADFSFRAGQYLMVVMDERDKRPFSLASTPMEKDIIELHIGASELNLYAMAVMERIQNQREITVDMPHGDAWLREESDRPIILIAGGTGFSYARSILLTALAQQPDRDIAIYWGGRELTHLYDLDELNALAVKHPHLKVIPVVEQPGAGWQGRTGTVLTAVMQDYATLSGHDIYIAGRFEMAKIARERFCAERGALEAQMYGDAFAFI
- the ubiD gene encoding 4-hydroxy-3-polyprenylbenzoate decarboxylase codes for the protein MKYQDLRDFLALLEQRGELKRISQAIDPELEMTEIADRTLRAGGPALLFENPKGYDMPVLCNLFGTPKRVAMGMGQEDVSALREVGKLLAFLKEPEPPKGFRDLFDKMPQFKQVLNMPTKRLRNAPCQEEVFSGDEVDLSRIPVMKCWPDDAAPLITWGLTVTRGPHKERQNLGIYRQQVIGKNRLIMRWLSHRGGALDFQEWCKAHPGERFPVAVALGADPATILGAVTPVPDTLSEYAFAGLLRGNKTEVVKCLSNDLEVPASAEIVLEGYIEPGDMAPEGPYGDHTGYYNEVDSFPVFTVTHITQRRNPIYHSTYTGRPPDEPAVLGVALNEVLVPILIKQFPEIVDFYLPPEGCSYRLAVVTMKKQYAGHAKRVMFGVWSFLRQFMYTKFVIVCDDDVNARDWNDVIWAITTRMDPARDTVLVENTPIDYLDFASPVSGLGSKMGLDATNKWPGETTREWGTPIVKDPAVTARIDAIWDELGIFAEPPQR